A window from Pseudomonas campi encodes these proteins:
- the ftsX gene encoding permease-like cell division protein FtsX produces MSEQRNPKAAERVGAVKAKADKPVDHGPDFSTLLHAWLESHRSSLLDSLRRLARQPIGSFFTCLVMAIALSLPMGLSLLLDNVERLGGSWQRAAQISLYLKLETSDAAGQQLRDEIAGMGDVASAEWISREQALADFQQQSGLGEALRELPDNPLPGVVVVTPKEVDKPTLEALRQNLSEMPGVEQAQLDLLWVERLSAILKLGEHFVFGLTLLLVLALLLVIGNTIRLHIENRRSEIEVIKLVGGTDGYVRRPFLYMGALYGVGAGLLAWAVLAFGLDWLNDAVVRLAGLYGSDFALAGVPTDDALSLLLGAVLLGYIGAWLAVARHLSELAPR; encoded by the coding sequence ATGAGCGAACAACGCAACCCCAAGGCCGCCGAACGGGTCGGCGCGGTCAAGGCCAAGGCCGACAAACCGGTCGATCACGGCCCGGATTTCTCCACCCTGCTGCACGCCTGGCTGGAAAGTCACCGCAGCAGCCTGCTCGACAGCCTGCGCCGCCTGGCCCGCCAGCCGATTGGCAGCTTCTTCACCTGTCTGGTGATGGCGATTGCCCTGTCCCTGCCAATGGGCCTGTCGCTGCTGCTGGACAACGTCGAGCGTCTCGGTGGCTCCTGGCAGCGCGCGGCGCAGATTTCCCTGTACCTCAAACTGGAAACCAGCGATGCCGCCGGCCAGCAACTGCGCGACGAGATCGCCGGCATGGGCGATGTGGCCAGCGCCGAGTGGATCAGCCGCGAACAGGCCCTGGCCGACTTCCAGCAGCAGTCCGGCCTCGGCGAGGCCCTGCGCGAGCTGCCGGACAATCCGCTGCCCGGCGTGGTGGTGGTGACGCCCAAGGAAGTCGACAAGCCGACCCTGGAAGCGCTACGGCAGAACCTTTCGGAAATGCCCGGAGTGGAGCAGGCGCAGCTCGACCTGCTGTGGGTCGAGCGCCTGTCGGCGATCCTCAAGCTCGGCGAGCACTTTGTCTTCGGCCTGACCCTGCTGCTGGTACTGGCCCTGCTGCTGGTGATCGGTAATACCATTCGTCTGCATATCGAGAATCGCCGCAGCGAGATCGAGGTGATCAAGCTGGTCGGCGGCACCGATGGCTATGTGCGCCGGCCCTTCCTCTATATGGGCGCGCTGTATGGCGTCGGCGCCGGCCTGCTGGCCTGGGCCGTGTTGGCCTTCGGTCTGGACTGGCTGAATGACGCGGTGGTGCGCCTGGCCGGCCTATATGGCAGTGATTTCGCCCTGGCCGGGGTGCCGACCGATGACGCGCTGTCGCTGCTGCTCGGCGCGGTGCTGTTGGGCTATATTGGCGCCTGGCTGGCGGTGGCTCGACACTTGAGTGAACTCGCGCCAAGATAG
- the ftsE gene encoding cell division ATP-binding protein FtsE, whose translation MIRFEQVGKRYPNGHVGLHELSFRVRRGEFLFVTGHSGAGKSTLLRLLLAMERPTTGKLLLAGQDLSTITNAQIPFLRRQIGVVFQNHQLLFDRSVFNNVALPLQILGLSKEEISKRVGAALERVSLSDKAEQSPADLSTGQQQRVGIARAVVHRPALLLADEPTGNLDPRLAAEIMGVFEDINRLGTTVLIASHDLSLIARMRHRMLTLQRGRLIGDGEAS comes from the coding sequence ATGATTCGCTTTGAGCAGGTCGGCAAGCGGTATCCCAATGGCCATGTCGGGTTGCACGAACTGAGTTTCCGCGTGCGCCGGGGCGAGTTCCTCTTCGTCACCGGCCACTCCGGCGCCGGCAAGTCGACCCTGCTGCGCCTGCTGCTGGCGATGGAGCGGCCAACCACCGGCAAGCTGCTGCTGGCCGGGCAGGACCTGTCGACCATCACCAATGCACAGATCCCTTTCCTGCGTCGGCAGATCGGCGTGGTGTTCCAGAACCACCAGCTGCTGTTCGACCGCAGCGTGTTCAACAACGTCGCCCTGCCGCTGCAGATCCTCGGCCTTTCCAAGGAGGAGATCAGCAAGCGCGTCGGTGCGGCGCTGGAGCGCGTCTCGCTGTCCGACAAGGCCGAGCAGTCGCCGGCCGACCTGTCCACCGGTCAGCAGCAGCGCGTCGGCATCGCCCGCGCCGTGGTGCATCGCCCGGCCCTGCTGCTGGCGGACGAACCCACCGGTAACCTCGACCCGCGCCTGGCGGCCGAGATCATGGGCGTGTTCGAAGACATCAACCGTCTGGGCACCACGGTGCTGATCGCCAGCCACGACCTGTCGCTGATCGCGCGTATGCGCCACCGCATGCTGACCCTGCAACGCGGCCGCCTGATTGGCGACGGAGAGGCCAGCTGA
- a CDS encoding lysoplasmalogenase, which yields MPIASRWPYFLALLLGYLYIALIPFQPYPLSWLLKPLPMLLFAWLVWLAHPGAAGRWLGLGFVAAAAGDFFLDYGNRDGLFIQALLAFLVNQVAFVGGFLLLGRGRSWRWLWSLPVIAYAIGMTLWMLPGTGALQVPVAFYFACLLAMALSAARVEERPGPLWLGAMLFVIADSLIGVNKFIQAFPHAVLVIVSCYFTGQALIAWGLLKLRGVAATAATSPATAGPAA from the coding sequence ATGCCCATCGCCTCTCGCTGGCCGTATTTCCTCGCCCTGCTGCTCGGCTATCTGTACATCGCCTTGATTCCGTTCCAACCCTACCCGTTGAGCTGGCTGCTCAAGCCGCTGCCGATGCTGCTGTTCGCCTGGCTGGTCTGGCTGGCTCATCCGGGTGCTGCCGGGCGCTGGCTGGGGTTGGGTTTCGTGGCGGCTGCGGCGGGTGATTTCTTCCTCGACTATGGCAACCGCGACGGGTTGTTTATTCAGGCGCTGCTGGCCTTCCTGGTCAACCAAGTGGCTTTCGTCGGCGGCTTCTTGCTGCTGGGGCGTGGGCGCTCCTGGCGCTGGTTGTGGAGCCTGCCGGTGATCGCCTATGCCATCGGCATGACCCTGTGGATGCTGCCGGGCACCGGCGCGCTGCAGGTGCCGGTGGCATTCTACTTCGCCTGCCTTCTGGCCATGGCGCTGAGCGCGGCGCGGGTCGAGGAACGGCCGGGGCCGCTGTGGCTGGGCGCCATGTTGTTCGTCATCGCCGATTCGCTGATCGGGGTGAACAAGTTCATCCAGGCGTTTCCGCATGCGGTACTGGTGATCGTCAGCTGTTACTTCACCGGCCAGGCGCTGATCGCCTGGGGTCTGTTAAAGCTCAGGGGCGTGGCAGCCACTGCGGCCACCAGTCCGGCAACGGCCGGGCCAGCTGCTTGA
- the trmB gene encoding tRNA (guanosine(46)-N7)-methyltransferase TrmB yields MSEVVEPVEDGAAERPHRAIKSFVMRSGRMTEGQQRGLDLGWPKFGLQLEDGLRDFDQVFGRSAPRTFEIGFGMGHATLEMAAAAPEQDFIGVEVHKPGVGALLNGMLTQNLSNIRVYSCDALEVLRDCVADASLDRLLLFFPDPWHKSRHHKRRIVQPAFAELVRQKLKIGGVLHMATDWEQYAEHMLEVMNVAPGYRNLAADGRCVERPSERPVTKFERRGERLGHGVWDLKFQRID; encoded by the coding sequence ATGAGTGAAGTAGTCGAGCCGGTCGAAGACGGCGCTGCCGAGCGCCCGCACCGCGCGATCAAGAGTTTCGTCATGCGCTCCGGGCGCATGACCGAAGGCCAGCAACGTGGCCTCGATCTGGGCTGGCCGAAATTCGGCCTGCAGCTGGAAGATGGCCTGCGCGATTTCGACCAGGTATTCGGCCGCAGCGCGCCACGCACCTTCGAGATTGGTTTCGGCATGGGCCATGCCACCCTGGAGATGGCCGCTGCCGCGCCGGAGCAGGACTTCATCGGCGTGGAAGTGCACAAGCCGGGCGTTGGCGCGTTGCTCAACGGCATGCTCACGCAGAATTTGAGCAACATTCGCGTGTACAGCTGCGATGCTTTGGAAGTGCTGCGCGATTGCGTGGCCGATGCCAGTCTCGATCGCCTGCTACTGTTCTTTCCAGACCCCTGGCACAAATCGCGTCATCACAAGCGTCGCATCGTCCAACCGGCCTTCGCCGAACTGGTGCGGCAGAAACTGAAGATCGGTGGCGTGCTGCACATGGCGACTGATTGGGAGCAGTATGCCGAGCACATGCTCGAAGTGATGAACGTGGCGCCTGGCTACCGCAACCTGGCGGCCGATGGGCGTTGCGTGGAGCGGCCGAGCGAACGCCCGGTGACCAAGTTCGAGCGCCGTGGCGAACGCCTCGGTCACGGCGTCTGGGATCTCAAGTTCCAGCGTATAGACTGA
- a CDS encoding M16 family metallopeptidase, whose translation MNRLARRCAGLLLTALCAPLALHAAESQPTHEFKLANGLKVIVREDHRAPVVVSQLWYKVGSSYETPGQTGLSHALEHMMFKGSRKLGPGEASRILRELGAEENAFTSDDYTAYYQVLSRDRLAVAFELEADRLASLKLPADEFAREIEVIKEERRLRTDDKPSALAYERFKAMAYPASGYHTPTIGWMADLERMSVEELRAWYQTWYVPNNATLVVVGDVGKDEVQQLAEHYFGAIPQRPVPAAKPPRELAEPGERRIKLHVKTQLPSLLYGFNVPGLATAKDVREVHALRLISALLDGGYSGRLPTRLERGEELVSGASSWYDAFVRGDSLFILSATPNVQKGKTLEQVEAGLWRQLDDLKRNPPSAEELQRVRAQVIAGLVYERDSITSQATTIGELETVGLSWTLMDQDLAALEAVTAADIQKAAQTYFTRSRLSVARVLPEQAAIEGTQP comes from the coding sequence ATGAATCGACTCGCCCGCCGCTGCGCCGGCCTGCTATTGACTGCCTTGTGCGCGCCACTGGCCCTGCACGCCGCCGAAAGCCAGCCGACCCACGAATTCAAACTGGCCAACGGACTCAAAGTCATCGTCCGCGAGGATCACCGCGCCCCCGTGGTGGTCTCACAGCTCTGGTACAAGGTCGGCTCCAGCTACGAGACGCCCGGCCAGACCGGCCTGTCCCACGCCCTCGAGCACATGATGTTCAAGGGCAGCCGCAAGCTTGGCCCCGGCGAGGCCTCGCGCATCCTGCGCGAGCTCGGCGCCGAGGAAAACGCCTTCACCAGTGACGACTACACCGCCTACTACCAGGTGCTGTCGCGTGATCGCCTGGCCGTGGCCTTCGAGCTGGAGGCCGATCGCCTGGCCAGCCTCAAGCTGCCAGCCGACGAGTTCGCCCGAGAGATCGAGGTGATCAAAGAAGAGCGCCGCCTGCGCACAGACGACAAGCCCAGCGCTCTGGCCTACGAGCGCTTCAAGGCCATGGCCTACCCCGCCAGCGGCTACCACACGCCGACCATCGGCTGGATGGCCGACCTCGAGCGCATGAGCGTCGAGGAGCTGCGCGCCTGGTACCAGACCTGGTACGTGCCGAACAACGCCACCCTGGTGGTGGTCGGCGATGTCGGCAAGGACGAAGTGCAGCAGCTGGCCGAGCACTACTTCGGCGCCATCCCCCAGCGCCCCGTGCCGGCGGCCAAGCCCCCGCGCGAGCTGGCCGAACCCGGCGAGCGACGCATCAAGCTGCATGTGAAGACGCAGCTGCCAAGCCTGCTCTACGGCTTCAACGTGCCCGGACTGGCCACCGCCAAGGACGTGCGCGAGGTGCACGCCCTGCGCCTGATCAGCGCCCTGCTCGACGGCGGCTACAGCGGCCGCCTGCCGACCCGCCTGGAACGCGGCGAGGAACTGGTGTCCGGCGCGTCGTCCTGGTACGACGCCTTCGTCCGTGGCGACAGCCTGTTCATCCTCAGCGCCACCCCCAACGTGCAGAAGGGCAAGACCCTGGAGCAAGTGGAAGCCGGCCTGTGGCGCCAACTTGATGACCTCAAGCGCAACCCGCCGAGCGCCGAGGAACTGCAGCGAGTGCGCGCCCAGGTGATCGCCGGACTGGTCTACGAGCGCGACTCGATCACCAGCCAGGCCACCACCATCGGCGAACTGGAAACCGTCGGCCTGTCCTGGACCCTGATGGACCAGGATCTCGCCGCTCTGGAGGCGGTGACTGCCGCCGACATCCAGAAGGCCGCGCAAACCTACTTCACCCGCAGCCGCCTGAGCGTGGCCCGTGTACTGCCCGAGCAAGCCGCCATTGAAGGAACCCAGCCATGA
- a CDS encoding thiazole synthase: MSAIIDKPFTLAGRTYTSRLLVGTGKYKDLEETRLAIEASGAEIVTVAVRRTNIGQNPGEPNLLDVISPERYTILPNTAGCYDASEAVRTCRLARELLDGHKLVKLEVLADQKTLFPNVIETLKAAEVLVKEGFDVMVYTSDDPIIARQLADMGCIAVMPLAGLIGTGLGICNPYNLRIILEEAKVPVLVDAGVGTASDATIAMELGCEAVLMNSAIAHAQNPILMGAAMKHAIIAGRMAYLAGRMPKKLYASASSPLDGLIK, encoded by the coding sequence ATGAGCGCCATCATCGACAAGCCCTTTACTCTGGCCGGGCGCACCTATACGTCGCGCCTGCTGGTGGGCACCGGCAAGTACAAGGACCTCGAAGAAACCCGTCTGGCCATCGAGGCCTCGGGAGCCGAGATCGTCACCGTGGCCGTGCGCCGGACCAATATCGGCCAGAACCCCGGCGAGCCCAACCTGCTCGACGTGATCAGCCCCGAGCGCTACACCATCCTGCCCAACACCGCCGGCTGCTATGACGCCAGCGAAGCAGTGCGCACCTGCCGCCTGGCCCGCGAGCTGCTCGACGGCCACAAGCTGGTCAAGCTGGAAGTGCTGGCCGATCAGAAGACCCTGTTCCCCAACGTGATCGAAACTCTCAAGGCCGCCGAAGTGCTGGTCAAGGAAGGCTTCGACGTGATGGTGTACACCAGCGACGACCCGATCATTGCCCGTCAGCTGGCCGATATGGGCTGCATTGCGGTGATGCCGCTGGCTGGCCTGATCGGTACCGGTCTGGGCATCTGCAACCCCTACAACCTGCGCATCATCCTCGAAGAGGCCAAGGTGCCGGTGCTGGTGGATGCCGGTGTGGGCACGGCTTCCGACGCCACCATCGCCATGGAACTGGGCTGCGAGGCGGTGCTGATGAACAGCGCCATCGCCCATGCGCAGAACCCGATCCTGATGGGCGCGGCAATGAAGCACGCGATCATCGCCGGGCGCATGGCCTATCTGGCCGGGCGTATGCCGAAGAAACTCTATGCCAGCGCATCGTCGCCGCTGGATGGTTTGATCAAGTAA
- the mtgA gene encoding monofunctional biosynthetic peptidoglycan transglycosylase has protein sequence MLRRLFRRLFKLLLWFVVGSALLVLALRWIDPPGTALMVERKIESWLDGKPIDLQRSWRPWQELPDDLKIAVIAAEDQKFAEHWGFDLAAIQKAMAHNGKGGNLRGASTISQQVAKNLFLWSGRSWPRKALEAWFTGLIELFWPKQRILEVYLNSVEWGDGVFGAEAAGRHHFGVGAPYLSRQQASLLAAVLPNPRAWNPRRPGPHVSRRANWIRKQSYQLGGSHYLKQLARPLPDWWPQWLPRP, from the coding sequence ATGCTCCGTCGCCTATTTCGTCGCCTGTTCAAACTGCTGCTGTGGTTCGTCGTTGGCTCGGCGCTGCTGGTGCTCGCCCTGCGCTGGATCGACCCGCCGGGCACGGCATTGATGGTCGAGCGCAAGATCGAGTCCTGGCTGGATGGCAAACCCATCGATCTGCAACGCAGCTGGCGGCCCTGGCAGGAACTGCCAGACGATTTGAAAATTGCGGTGATCGCCGCCGAAGACCAGAAGTTCGCCGAGCACTGGGGCTTCGACCTCGCGGCCATCCAGAAGGCCATGGCGCACAACGGCAAAGGCGGCAACCTGCGCGGCGCCAGCACCATCAGCCAGCAGGTGGCGAAGAACCTGTTCCTCTGGTCCGGCCGCAGCTGGCCACGCAAGGCACTGGAAGCCTGGTTCACCGGCCTGATCGAGCTGTTCTGGCCGAAACAGCGAATTCTCGAGGTGTACCTCAATAGCGTCGAGTGGGGCGACGGCGTGTTCGGCGCGGAAGCTGCCGGGCGCCATCACTTTGGTGTCGGCGCGCCCTATCTGTCGCGCCAGCAGGCCAGCCTGCTGGCCGCCGTACTGCCCAACCCGCGTGCCTGGAACCCACGCCGACCGGGGCCGCACGTGAGCCGCCGGGCTAATTGGATCCGCAAGCAGAGCTATCAGCTGGGCGGCAGCCACTACCTCAAGCAGCTGGCCCGGCCGTTGCCGGACTGGTGGCCGCAGTGGCTGCCACGCCCCTGA
- the rpoH gene encoding RNA polymerase sigma factor RpoH, with the protein MTTALQPVHALVPGANLEAYVHAVNSIPLLTPEQERELAGSLFYHQDLEAARQMVLAHLRFVVHIARSYSGYGLAQADLIQEGNVGLMKAVKRFNPEMGVRLVSFAVHWIKAEIHEFILRNWRIVKVATTKAQRKLFFNLRSQKKRLAWLSNDEVHAVADSLGVEVREVREMESRLSGHDMAFDPAADDDDDSAFHSPAHYLEDHRYDPARQLEDADWSDSSSAGLHEALEGLDERSRDILYQRWLAEEKSTLHDLAAKYNVSAERIRQLEKNAMNKLKGSIQA; encoded by the coding sequence ATGACCACAGCCCTGCAACCTGTCCATGCCCTAGTCCCCGGTGCAAACCTGGAGGCCTACGTGCACGCGGTGAACAGCATTCCCTTGCTGACCCCCGAGCAGGAGCGCGAGCTGGCCGGCAGCCTCTTCTATCATCAGGATCTCGAGGCTGCCCGGCAGATGGTGTTGGCGCACCTGCGCTTCGTCGTGCATATCGCCCGTAGCTACTCCGGTTACGGCCTGGCCCAGGCCGACCTGATCCAGGAAGGCAACGTCGGCCTGATGAAGGCGGTCAAACGCTTCAATCCGGAGATGGGCGTGCGTCTGGTGTCCTTCGCGGTGCACTGGATCAAGGCCGAGATTCACGAATTCATCCTGCGTAACTGGCGCATCGTCAAGGTCGCCACCACCAAGGCGCAGCGCAAGCTGTTCTTCAACCTGCGCAGCCAGAAGAAGCGTCTGGCCTGGCTGAGCAACGATGAAGTGCACGCTGTGGCCGATAGCCTGGGTGTCGAGGTGCGCGAAGTGCGCGAGATGGAAAGCCGCCTGTCAGGCCATGACATGGCTTTCGACCCGGCCGCCGATGACGATGACGACAGCGCCTTCCACTCGCCAGCCCATTACCTGGAAGACCATCGCTACGACCCGGCCCGCCAGCTGGAAGACGCCGATTGGAGTGACAGTTCCAGCGCCGGCCTGCACGAAGCCCTGGAAGGCCTGGACGAGCGCAGTCGCGACATCCTCTACCAGCGCTGGCTGGCCGAGGAGAAGTCCACGCTGCATGACCTGGCAGCCAAGTACAACGTCTCCGCCGAACGTATTCGCCAGTTGGAGAAGAACGCCATGAACAAGCTGAAAGGCTCGATTCAGGCGTAG
- the thiS gene encoding sulfur carrier protein ThiS: MHIQLNGEPFELPDGVTVADLLVRLDALGKRVAVELNLDIVPRSQHASTVLRDGDQLEVVHAIGGG; the protein is encoded by the coding sequence ATGCACATCCAACTGAACGGCGAACCCTTCGAGCTGCCGGACGGCGTTACCGTCGCAGACCTGCTCGTACGCCTGGATGCGCTCGGCAAGCGGGTGGCGGTCGAGCTCAATCTGGATATCGTGCCGCGCAGCCAGCACGCCAGCACGGTTCTGCGCGACGGCGACCAGCTGGAAGTCGTCCACGCTATCGGCGGCGGCTAG
- the ftsY gene encoding signal recognition particle-docking protein FtsY, protein MFGSNDDKQSPAPAGKAPAEAGEKKSLFGWLRKKPDELTPAAPSATTTETTAPAAPVEASTAVTAPLVPVVEPVAPTVLAEVPAAPVVVAPVEPPVAAPLVEPVAAPVVVEVAVVPPVAPVELQAFTPRFEPVAAPAPVEAVPAPVAEVPANIAPESSVVAAPVAPASTPVTAAAPAAGEPAKPAFSRFRINAGAEVTHAVHEPVAEVIVVPVEPELAPQLEQNKPGDNQGGWFARLKEGLSKTSASLGEGMASLFLGKKAIDDDLLDELETRLLMADVGVEATTAIVQSLTKRVARKELADSDALYKALQEELAGLLAPVEQPLLVDSSKQPYVILVVGVNGVGKTTTIGKLAKKLQGEGKKVMLAAGDTFRAAAVEQLQVWGERNQIAVIAQHTGADSASVIFDAVQAAKARNIDVLIADTAGRLHTKDNLMEELKKVGRVIGKLDDTAPHEVLLVLDAGTGQNAINQTKQFHQTVPLTGLALTKLDGTAKGGVIFALAKQFGLPIRYIGVGEGIDDLRTFVAQDFVQALFAEKERA, encoded by the coding sequence ATGTTTGGTTCCAACGACGACAAGCAGTCGCCAGCCCCGGCTGGCAAGGCTCCGGCCGAGGCCGGGGAAAAGAAATCACTGTTCGGCTGGCTGCGCAAAAAGCCGGACGAACTGACGCCGGCGGCACCCAGCGCAACTACGACAGAGACTACGGCCCCGGCTGCGCCTGTCGAAGCGTCGACTGCGGTTACTGCGCCGCTTGTGCCTGTCGTCGAGCCGGTAGCTCCGACTGTGCTGGCCGAGGTTCCTGCAGCGCCAGTTGTCGTCGCTCCGGTCGAGCCACCAGTGGCCGCACCGCTCGTCGAGCCTGTTGCTGCACCGGTAGTGGTGGAAGTCGCCGTAGTGCCACCTGTGGCCCCGGTCGAGCTACAGGCCTTCACTCCGCGGTTTGAGCCCGTTGCAGCTCCTGCGCCGGTCGAAGCCGTCCCCGCGCCGGTTGCCGAGGTGCCGGCCAACATTGCGCCCGAGTCCAGCGTCGTCGCAGCGCCCGTTGCGCCAGCTTCTACGCCCGTTACCGCCGCTGCTCCCGCTGCCGGCGAGCCCGCCAAGCCGGCCTTCTCGCGGTTCCGCATCAATGCCGGCGCCGAAGTTACCCATGCCGTGCACGAGCCGGTGGCCGAAGTCATCGTCGTGCCGGTCGAGCCCGAGCTGGCGCCGCAACTGGAACAGAACAAACCTGGCGACAACCAGGGCGGCTGGTTTGCCCGGCTCAAGGAAGGCCTGTCGAAGACCAGCGCCAGTCTGGGCGAGGGCATGGCCAGTCTGTTCCTCGGCAAGAAGGCGATCGACGACGACCTGCTCGACGAACTGGAAACCCGCCTGCTGATGGCCGACGTCGGCGTCGAGGCGACCACCGCCATCGTGCAGAGCCTGACCAAGCGCGTGGCACGCAAGGAGCTGGCCGACAGCGATGCGCTGTACAAAGCGTTGCAGGAAGAACTGGCCGGCCTGCTGGCGCCGGTGGAGCAGCCGCTGCTGGTCGACAGCAGCAAGCAGCCCTACGTGATCCTGGTGGTCGGCGTGAATGGCGTGGGCAAGACCACCACCATCGGCAAGTTGGCCAAGAAGCTGCAGGGTGAGGGCAAGAAAGTCATGCTCGCCGCCGGCGACACCTTCCGCGCCGCTGCGGTCGAGCAGCTGCAGGTGTGGGGTGAGCGCAACCAGATCGCGGTGATCGCCCAGCACACCGGCGCCGACTCCGCCTCGGTGATCTTCGACGCGGTGCAGGCGGCCAAGGCCCGCAACATCGACGTGCTGATCGCCGACACGGCCGGGCGCCTGCACACCAAAGACAATCTGATGGAAGAGCTGAAGAAGGTCGGCCGGGTGATCGGCAAGCTGGACGACACGGCGCCGCACGAAGTGCTGCTGGTGCTGGACGCCGGCACTGGGCAGAACGCCATCAACCAGACCAAGCAGTTCCACCAGACCGTGCCGCTCACCGGCCTGGCCCTGACCAAACTGGACGGCACCGCCAAGGGCGGGGTGATCTTCGCCCTGGCCAAGCAGTTCGGCCTGCCGATCCGCTATATCGGCGTCGGTGAGGGCATCGACGACCTGCGCACTTTCGTCGCGCAGGACTTCGTCCAGGCCCTGTTTGCGGAGAAGGAGCGCGCATGA
- a CDS encoding DUF423 domain-containing protein codes for MLRIFLLLAAFAGFTGVALGAFAAHGLKARLSAEYLAVFQTGVHYQLVHALALFGVALLAAHLPGRLLAAAGSLFALGILLFSGSLYALTLSGIGKLGMITPLGGLAFLGGWLCLGLAAWRGA; via the coding sequence ATGCTTCGCATCTTTCTGTTGCTGGCGGCCTTCGCCGGTTTCACCGGGGTCGCCCTGGGCGCTTTTGCCGCCCACGGACTCAAGGCGCGCCTGAGTGCCGAGTACCTGGCGGTGTTCCAGACCGGCGTGCACTACCAACTGGTGCATGCCCTGGCGCTGTTCGGCGTGGCCTTGCTGGCCGCGCATCTGCCGGGCCGTCTGCTGGCGGCGGCAGGCAGCTTGTTTGCCCTGGGCATTCTGCTGTTTTCCGGCAGTCTGTATGCCTTGACCCTCAGCGGCATCGGCAAGCTCGGCATGATCACGCCGCTGGGTGGGTTGGCCTTTCTCGGCGGCTGGCTATGCCTGGGGTTGGCGGCCTGGCGCGGGGCCTGA
- a CDS encoding M16 family metallopeptidase: MTERNGMRYAIVGLVTLLLVGLLTFIASRSAQAPTEVAESAQLESLANLDGQALSRRQLEIQTWQTAEGAKVLFVEARQLPMFDLRLTFAAGSSQDNGVPGLAALTNGMLNEGVPGKDVTAIAEGFESLGAQFGNGAFRDMAIASLRSLSAKEQREPALKLFEQVIGQPTFPEDSLARIKNQLLAGFEYQKQNPGKLAGLQLFERLYGNHPYAHPSEGTEQSVPAISTAQLRAFHQQAYAAGNVVIALVGDLSRSEAEAMASEVSAALPKGPALAKIAQPEMPKPGLSHIEFPSQQTHLMIAQLGIDRREPDYAALTLGNQILGGGGFGTRLMEEVREKRGLTYGVYSGFSAMQARGPFMINLQTRAELSAGTLKLVQDLLSDYLASGPTQKELDDAKREMAGSFPLSTASNADIVGQLGAMGFYDLPLTYLEDFMAQVQSLSVEQVKTAMAKHLDPQALVIVTAGPTVAQKDLPPPTDKPAAPPAGIPEH, from the coding sequence ATGACTGAACGCAACGGCATGCGTTACGCCATCGTCGGCCTCGTCACCCTGCTGCTGGTCGGCCTGCTGACCTTTATCGCCAGCCGCAGCGCCCAGGCGCCCACAGAGGTTGCCGAAAGCGCCCAGCTGGAATCCCTGGCCAACCTCGATGGCCAGGCCCTCAGCCGCCGCCAGCTGGAGATCCAGACCTGGCAGACCGCCGAAGGCGCCAAGGTGCTGTTCGTCGAGGCGCGCCAGCTGCCGATGTTCGATCTGCGCCTGACCTTCGCCGCCGGCAGCAGCCAGGACAACGGCGTACCCGGCCTGGCCGCGCTGACCAACGGCATGCTCAACGAGGGTGTACCGGGCAAGGACGTCACCGCCATCGCCGAAGGCTTCGAGAGCCTGGGTGCCCAGTTTGGCAACGGCGCCTTCCGCGACATGGCCATCGCCAGCCTGCGCAGCCTGAGCGCAAAAGAGCAGCGCGAGCCCGCGCTCAAACTGTTCGAACAGGTGATCGGCCAACCGACCTTCCCCGAGGACTCGCTGGCGCGGATCAAGAACCAGCTGCTGGCCGGCTTCGAATACCAGAAGCAGAACCCGGGCAAGCTCGCCGGCCTGCAACTGTTCGAGCGCCTGTATGGCAACCACCCCTACGCCCACCCGAGCGAAGGCACCGAGCAGTCCGTCCCGGCCATCAGCACCGCCCAGCTACGCGCCTTCCACCAGCAGGCTTACGCGGCCGGCAACGTGGTGATCGCCCTGGTCGGCGACCTCTCCCGCAGCGAAGCCGAAGCCATGGCCAGCGAAGTGTCCGCCGCCCTGCCGAAGGGCCCGGCGCTGGCCAAGATCGCCCAACCCGAGATGCCCAAGCCCGGCCTCAGCCATATCGAGTTCCCGTCTCAGCAGACTCACCTGATGATCGCCCAGCTCGGCATCGACCGCCGCGAGCCGGACTACGCCGCGCTGACCCTGGGCAACCAGATCCTTGGTGGCGGCGGCTTCGGCACCCGGCTGATGGAGGAAGTGCGCGAGAAGCGCGGGCTGACCTACGGCGTGTACTCCGGCTTCAGCGCCATGCAGGCGCGCGGGCCGTTCATGATCAACCTGCAGACCCGTGCCGAACTGAGCGCCGGCACCCTCAAGCTGGTGCAGGACCTGCTCAGCGACTACCTGGCCAGCGGCCCGACGCAGAAGGAACTGGATGACGCCAAGCGCGAAATGGCCGGCAGCTTCCCGCTGTCCACCGCGAGCAACGCCGATATCGTCGGCCAGCTCGGCGCCATGGGTTTCTACGACCTGCCGCTGACCTACCTGGAAGACTTCATGGCCCAGGTGCAGAGCCTCAGCGTGGAACAGGTGAAAACCGCCATGGCCAAGCACCTCGACCCGCAGGCCCTGGTGATCGTCACCGCCGGCCCGACCGTGGCGCAGAAAGACCTGCCGCCGCCCACTGACAAACCTGCCGCGCCACCCGCAGGCATCCCGGAGCACTGA